In the genome of Myxococcus stipitatus, one region contains:
- the mxcL gene encoding myxochelin B biosynthesis transaminase MxcL, with translation MDMPVRKHPSLPRPILGELKLERSNQLLAEARKTVPGVTQSMMKKPEFFAPGSFPVFLAKGQGALVEDVDGQEYIDFISGLGANMLGHNHPAVVDTIRRHLEEGVLHSLPTPVEVTSIQALLDLVPGAEQARFFKTGADATSAAVRLSRYLTGKERIITVGYNGWHDHFMYDTPGVPAPLASLTTRLPLFTPPDEAVLLSTIEKQAHQLAAVVLSIPYNRPLTSDFMRQVRAACTAHGVMFVMDEVVTGFRLAMGGAQEFFGVQADIVCMSKSIAAGMPLSAISGPAKYLSKLADLQVSTTFGGELLTLAVCEAVLKFYKQNSHVRHIANLGRKLREGVNQHAEAVGSPLRVLGYDSVPFFRYSPDMVEHAKLMTPFQGGMARRGVLLRRDVNFISAVHTEEQIQYTVDMAGEVLRSLAKPA, from the coding sequence ATGGACATGCCTGTCAGGAAGCATCCCTCCCTTCCCCGCCCCATCCTGGGCGAGCTGAAGCTGGAGCGCTCCAACCAGCTCCTCGCCGAGGCGCGCAAGACGGTCCCCGGCGTCACCCAGTCGATGATGAAGAAGCCGGAGTTCTTCGCGCCCGGCTCCTTCCCCGTGTTCCTCGCCAAGGGCCAGGGCGCGCTCGTGGAGGACGTCGACGGTCAGGAGTACATCGACTTCATCAGCGGGCTGGGCGCCAACATGCTCGGCCACAACCACCCCGCGGTGGTGGACACCATCCGCCGTCACCTGGAGGAAGGGGTCCTCCACTCGCTGCCAACGCCCGTGGAGGTCACCTCCATCCAGGCGCTGCTGGACCTGGTGCCGGGCGCGGAGCAGGCGCGCTTCTTCAAGACGGGCGCGGATGCCACGTCCGCGGCGGTGCGCCTGTCGCGCTACCTCACCGGCAAGGAGCGCATCATCACCGTCGGCTACAACGGGTGGCATGACCACTTCATGTACGACACCCCGGGCGTGCCCGCGCCGCTCGCGAGCCTGACCACGCGGCTGCCGCTCTTCACGCCCCCGGACGAGGCGGTGCTGCTGTCCACCATCGAGAAGCAGGCCCACCAACTGGCGGCGGTGGTGCTCTCCATCCCCTACAACCGGCCGCTGACGTCGGACTTCATGCGGCAGGTGCGCGCCGCGTGCACCGCGCACGGCGTGATGTTCGTGATGGACGAGGTGGTGACGGGCTTCCGCCTGGCCATGGGCGGCGCGCAGGAGTTCTTCGGCGTCCAGGCGGACATCGTGTGCATGTCCAAGAGCATCGCCGCGGGCATGCCGCTGTCGGCCATCTCCGGCCCGGCGAAGTACCTGAGCAAGCTGGCGGACCTCCAGGTGTCGACCACGTTCGGCGGCGAGCTGCTGACGCTGGCTGTGTGCGAGGCCGTGCTGAAGTTCTACAAGCAGAACAGCCACGTGCGGCACATCGCGAACCTGGGCCGCAAGCTGCGCGAGGGCGTCAACCAGCACGCCGAGGCGGTGGGCTCGCCGCTGCGCGTGCTCGGGTACGACTCGGTGCCCTTCTTCCGCTACTCGCCGGACATGGTCGAGCACGCGAAGCTGATGACGCCGTTCCAGGGCGGGATGGCGCGCCGGGGCGTGCTGCTGCGCCGCGACGTGAACTTCATCTCCGCGGTCCACACCGAAGAGCAGATCCAGTACACCGTGGACATGGCGGGCGAGGTGCTGCGCTCGCTCGCGAAGCCCGCGTAG
- a CDS encoding siderophore-interacting protein translates to MTTNVSEKVFRRGPFPVKFRCLEVLRVTPITPHVVRITLGGEDIEGFHSEGADDHVKVLFPEEGKRRPVIPTMGPTGPVLQPGEKKPDSRDYTPRRFDPVAGELDLDFVLHGSGPASSWAAKAKPGDMLGVGGPRGSLFVSNDFDWYLLAGDETAIPAIARRLEELPEGARAIVFIEVADASEEQKFTTRANVTLKWLHRDGAEAGSTDLLNQAIRTLDFPPGDYFAWVSGESLAMRPIRDYLLNERGTNKSWVRVTGYWKRGHADHVHDSKN, encoded by the coding sequence GTGACGACCAACGTGTCCGAGAAGGTGTTCCGCCGGGGCCCGTTCCCCGTGAAGTTCCGCTGCCTGGAGGTCCTCCGGGTGACGCCCATCACCCCGCATGTGGTGCGAATCACGCTGGGCGGTGAAGACATCGAGGGCTTCCACAGCGAAGGCGCGGATGACCATGTGAAGGTGCTGTTTCCGGAGGAGGGCAAGCGCCGGCCCGTCATTCCGACGATGGGCCCCACGGGTCCCGTGCTCCAGCCAGGAGAGAAGAAGCCCGACTCGCGCGACTACACGCCGCGCCGGTTCGACCCGGTCGCGGGCGAGCTGGACCTGGACTTCGTCCTCCATGGCTCGGGCCCCGCGTCGTCGTGGGCGGCGAAGGCGAAGCCCGGGGACATGCTGGGCGTTGGCGGGCCTCGCGGCTCGCTGTTCGTGTCGAACGACTTCGACTGGTACCTGCTCGCCGGTGACGAGACGGCCATCCCCGCCATCGCCCGGCGGTTGGAGGAGCTGCCCGAGGGTGCTCGCGCCATCGTCTTCATCGAGGTGGCCGACGCCAGCGAGGAGCAGAAGTTCACGACGCGCGCCAACGTGACGCTCAAGTGGCTGCACCGCGACGGCGCCGAGGCGGGCTCCACGGACCTGCTCAACCAGGCCATCCGCACGCTCGACTTCCCGCCCGGTGACTACTTCGCCTGGGTGTCGGGTGAGTCGCTCGCGATGCGCCCCATCCGCGACTACCTGCTCAACGAGCGCGGGACGAACAAGAGCTGGGTGCGGGTCACCGGTTACTGGAAGCGCGGCCACGCGGACCACGTCCACGACTCCAAGAACTGA
- a CDS encoding amino acid adenylation domain-containing protein yields MNIREFLVTLTQKGVGLRADGDKLIVQAGKAVLSPELRAELVARKGEILAFLQKHAGQGSDAPQAPARPEVLPLATGQERLWFLDRLLPDTAQYNVHLGLRVRGALDVAVLRRSLDEVVRRHEVLRTRFPEVDGRPRQVIAPPETGAELIVIERLGLDEQAREAELVRCSEELSRKPFNLSSGPLLRVTLVAVGPDDFGLFFTQHHIITDGWSLGVFIREFSALYSAHARGQPSPLPPVSMQFAEAALREQSWLRGDAAARERAYWKEKLKGLPQLQLPVDRAVALQTYRGAVLPFHLTEALSAGLTELARREGCSLFMVLFAALAALFHRYSGQADFGLGTVVANRGVVPPDLIGFVANTLVLRCDVSGDPTFAQWLARARTVVLEGMDHQELPFSEVVHAAGAPREGGFNPLVRACFTLENIPAPTLDLPGTKGSFLRGAPDGSVEGTAKFDLALIMATAERGLAGMLEYSTELFDARTAERMVGHFQVLLEAIVARPEERLSKLPLLTPAERNQVLVEWNDTAFPVPMTSIHGLVEAQVERTPQAVALVSGPRRVTYAELNRRSNQLAHHLRRLGVRPEVRVGICVERTEEVVIGLLGILKAGGAYVPLDPAYPKERLALILEDARVPVLLTQQRLLTDLPEHTAHVLCLDSDRPVLEAERTENLAGVVGPEHLAYLIYTSGSTGRPKGVMIEHRSAVAFLVWATRVFSGAQLAGTLASTSMCFDLSVFEMFAPLCVGGTVIVARNALELPELPSAREVTLINTVPSAMNALLLAGAVPPSVTTVNLAGEALGAALVERIYQLSHVEGVFNLYGPSETTTYSTWTRVERGEHVLIGRPVGNTQVYVLDANLEPVPPGVPGEVFIAGLGVARGYLDRPELTAERFVRSPFGTEDGARMYRTGDLARWLPDGRLDYLGRMDHQVKLRGFRIELGEIGAVLVKHPGVRDAVVVVREDLGAEKQLVAYVVARGAQVLEPADLRNHLKTRLPEYMVPSVFVRLESLPLTPNGKVDRKALPAPEGARAGTTKEYVAPRTPDEETLATVWREVLRVEKVGIHDNFFDLGGSSLSLYQVLTRVRAACSVELSLRELLQAATLEDLAKMVGSVRSGVRVVRDTQADMVADAVLEADIDPKGLAAPRMLPPRTVLLTGATGFLGAFLLEELCRKTDASIWCLVRCSDARDGMRRIRENLEGYSLWSDALASRIVPLRGDIGKPLLGLTEAEFQRLSSEVDVILHNGALVNFLYPYEGLKAANVLGTREILRLATRTRVKPLHYVSTISVLASGRSEAIREDDPLGPPSSVAGGYSQSKWVAESLVREASRRGLPVSIYRPGRITGHSQTGAWGAEDLLCRTLQACVRMGAAPQVDAMIELTPVDYASRAIVGLSAHPESLGKTFHIVNPRTVRATTLWSGMQAFGYPLRILGFDAWLTELAAAQASDAVLRELHSILQQVPPEDRTASGPRMAVCDSQNAVKALEALGTSCPQVNDTLLSTYLASLVRRGFISAPMNT; encoded by the coding sequence ATGAACATCCGTGAGTTCCTGGTCACCCTCACCCAGAAGGGCGTGGGCCTCCGCGCGGACGGAGACAAGCTCATCGTCCAGGCTGGCAAGGCGGTCCTCTCACCCGAGCTCCGCGCCGAGCTCGTGGCGCGCAAGGGAGAGATCCTCGCGTTCCTCCAGAAGCACGCAGGGCAGGGCAGTGACGCGCCCCAGGCCCCCGCGAGACCCGAGGTCCTCCCATTGGCCACGGGCCAGGAGCGACTCTGGTTCCTCGACCGGCTCCTGCCGGACACGGCGCAGTACAACGTCCACCTGGGCCTCCGCGTTCGTGGAGCGCTCGATGTCGCGGTGCTTCGCCGGAGCCTGGATGAGGTGGTCCGTCGCCACGAAGTGCTCCGCACGCGGTTCCCCGAGGTGGATGGACGCCCTCGCCAGGTCATCGCGCCTCCGGAGACCGGGGCGGAGCTGATCGTCATCGAGCGGCTGGGGCTCGATGAGCAGGCGCGAGAGGCGGAGCTCGTGCGGTGCTCGGAGGAACTGTCCCGGAAGCCCTTCAATCTCTCCAGTGGCCCCCTGCTGCGAGTCACCCTCGTGGCGGTGGGCCCCGACGACTTCGGCCTCTTCTTCACGCAGCACCACATCATCACGGATGGCTGGTCGCTCGGAGTCTTCATCCGGGAGTTCTCCGCGCTGTACAGCGCTCACGCACGGGGGCAACCCTCGCCGCTGCCACCGGTCTCCATGCAGTTCGCGGAGGCCGCGCTGCGCGAGCAGTCCTGGCTGCGAGGCGATGCCGCGGCCCGCGAGCGTGCGTACTGGAAGGAGAAGCTCAAGGGCCTGCCGCAGCTCCAGCTCCCGGTGGACCGCGCCGTGGCCCTCCAGACGTACCGAGGCGCCGTGCTGCCTTTCCATCTGACGGAAGCCCTCAGCGCGGGTCTGACGGAGCTCGCCCGTCGTGAGGGATGCAGCCTCTTCATGGTCCTGTTCGCCGCGCTCGCGGCGCTCTTCCACCGCTACTCGGGGCAAGCCGACTTCGGCCTGGGAACAGTGGTCGCGAATCGTGGAGTGGTGCCGCCGGACCTCATCGGTTTCGTGGCCAACACGCTCGTGCTGCGGTGTGACGTGTCCGGTGACCCGACCTTCGCGCAGTGGCTGGCCCGCGCGCGCACGGTGGTCCTGGAGGGCATGGACCATCAGGAGCTGCCGTTCAGCGAGGTCGTTCATGCCGCGGGGGCTCCGCGGGAGGGTGGCTTCAATCCGCTGGTGCGCGCCTGCTTCACGCTGGAGAACATCCCGGCGCCGACGCTCGACCTGCCGGGGACGAAGGGGTCGTTCCTGCGAGGCGCGCCGGATGGGAGCGTGGAGGGCACGGCGAAGTTCGACCTCGCGCTCATCATGGCCACCGCGGAGCGCGGGCTGGCCGGCATGCTGGAGTATTCGACCGAGCTGTTCGACGCGCGCACGGCCGAGCGGATGGTGGGGCACTTCCAGGTGTTGCTGGAGGCCATCGTGGCGCGCCCCGAGGAGCGCCTGTCGAAGCTCCCGCTGTTGACCCCGGCGGAGCGGAATCAGGTCCTCGTCGAGTGGAACGACACGGCCTTCCCCGTCCCAATGACGAGCATCCACGGGCTGGTGGAGGCCCAGGTCGAGCGCACGCCGCAGGCCGTGGCCCTGGTGAGCGGACCGCGCCGCGTCACCTATGCGGAGCTGAACCGGCGCTCCAACCAGCTCGCCCACCACCTGCGCCGCCTGGGGGTGAGGCCGGAGGTGCGCGTGGGCATCTGCGTCGAGCGCACGGAGGAGGTCGTCATCGGACTGCTGGGCATCCTCAAGGCGGGAGGCGCCTATGTCCCGCTCGACCCCGCGTATCCGAAGGAGCGCCTCGCGCTCATCCTGGAGGATGCCCGGGTGCCCGTGCTGCTCACCCAGCAACGGCTCCTGACGGACCTGCCCGAGCACACCGCGCACGTCCTCTGCCTGGACTCCGACCGACCGGTGCTCGAGGCCGAGCGGACGGAGAATCTCGCGGGAGTCGTGGGGCCAGAGCACCTCGCGTACCTCATCTACACCTCGGGCTCCACGGGGCGGCCCAAGGGCGTGATGATCGAGCACCGCAGCGCGGTGGCCTTCCTCGTCTGGGCGACGCGGGTCTTCTCGGGAGCACAGCTCGCGGGGACGCTGGCCTCGACGTCGATGTGCTTCGACCTGTCCGTGTTCGAGATGTTCGCGCCGCTGTGTGTGGGCGGCACGGTCATCGTCGCGAGGAACGCCCTGGAGCTGCCGGAGCTCCCCTCGGCCCGGGAGGTGACGCTCATCAACACCGTGCCCTCGGCGATGAACGCACTCCTCCTGGCGGGAGCCGTCCCACCGTCCGTCACCACGGTGAACCTCGCGGGTGAGGCCCTGGGCGCCGCGCTCGTCGAGCGCATCTACCAGCTGAGCCACGTCGAGGGCGTCTTCAACCTCTATGGCCCCAGCGAGACGACGACGTATTCGACCTGGACGCGGGTGGAGCGCGGAGAGCACGTGCTCATCGGGCGCCCGGTCGGAAACACGCAGGTCTACGTGTTGGACGCGAACCTGGAGCCCGTGCCGCCAGGAGTCCCGGGCGAGGTCTTCATCGCGGGCCTTGGTGTCGCGCGAGGCTACCTGGACCGCCCCGAGCTCACGGCCGAGCGATTCGTGCGGTCTCCCTTCGGAACCGAGGACGGCGCGCGCATGTACAGGACGGGAGACCTGGCGCGATGGCTGCCGGACGGGCGGCTCGACTACCTGGGCCGGATGGACCACCAGGTCAAGCTGCGAGGCTTCCGCATCGAGCTGGGTGAGATTGGAGCGGTGCTCGTGAAGCACCCTGGCGTGCGTGACGCCGTGGTCGTCGTGCGCGAAGACCTGGGCGCGGAGAAGCAGCTCGTCGCGTACGTGGTCGCCCGAGGGGCGCAGGTCCTGGAGCCCGCGGACCTGCGCAACCACCTGAAGACCCGGCTGCCGGAGTACATGGTTCCCAGTGTCTTCGTGCGGCTGGAGTCCCTCCCGCTGACGCCCAACGGCAAGGTGGACCGCAAGGCGCTCCCGGCACCGGAGGGGGCGCGAGCGGGGACGACGAAGGAGTACGTCGCGCCGAGGACCCCCGACGAGGAGACCCTCGCCACGGTGTGGCGTGAGGTGCTGCGCGTGGAGAAGGTGGGCATCCACGACAACTTCTTCGACCTGGGCGGCAGCTCGCTGTCGCTGTACCAGGTGCTGACCCGCGTGCGCGCCGCCTGCTCCGTCGAGCTGTCACTGCGCGAGCTGCTCCAGGCGGCGACCCTGGAGGACCTGGCGAAGATGGTGGGGTCCGTGCGCTCGGGCGTGCGCGTGGTGCGCGACACCCAGGCGGACATGGTGGCCGACGCCGTGCTCGAAGCCGACATCGACCCGAAGGGCCTCGCGGCACCACGCATGTTGCCCCCGCGCACCGTCCTGCTCACGGGAGCCACGGGCTTCCTGGGGGCGTTCCTGCTGGAGGAGCTCTGCCGCAAGACGGACGCGAGCATCTGGTGCCTCGTGCGCTGCTCGGACGCGCGGGATGGGATGCGGCGGATCCGCGAGAACCTGGAGGGCTACTCCCTCTGGAGTGATGCGCTGGCGTCGCGAATCGTCCCGCTGCGAGGCGACATCGGCAAGCCGCTGCTGGGCCTCACCGAAGCGGAGTTCCAGCGCCTGTCCAGCGAGGTCGACGTCATCCTCCACAACGGCGCGCTGGTGAACTTCCTCTATCCCTATGAGGGGCTGAAGGCGGCGAATGTCCTCGGCACGCGGGAGATCCTCCGGCTGGCCACGCGGACCCGCGTCAAGCCGCTGCACTACGTGTCCACCATCTCGGTGCTCGCCTCGGGGCGCTCCGAGGCGATTCGCGAGGATGATCCGCTCGGACCTCCGTCTTCGGTGGCGGGTGGCTACTCCCAGAGCAAGTGGGTGGCGGAGAGCCTCGTGAGGGAGGCGTCGCGCCGAGGGCTCCCGGTCTCCATCTACCGTCCCGGGCGAATCACCGGCCACAGCCAGACGGGCGCATGGGGCGCGGAGGATCTTCTCTGCAGGACGCTCCAGGCGTGTGTCCGGATGGGGGCTGCGCCCCAGGTCGATGCGATGATCGAGCTGACGCCCGTGGACTACGCGAGCCGGGCCATCGTGGGCCTCTCGGCGCATCCTGAGTCACTCGGCAAGACGTTCCACATCGTCAATCCCAGGACCGTCAGAGCCACCACGCTCTGGAGCGGCATGCAGGCGTTCGGCTATCCGTTGCGCATCCTGGGCTTCGACGCCTGGTTGACCGAGCTCGCCGCCGCGCAGGCGTCCGATGCCGTGCTGAGGGAGCTCCACTCCATCCTCCAGCAGGTTCCGCCGGAGGACAGGACGGCCTCGGGACCTCGGATGGCGGTATGCGACAGCCAGAACGCGGTGAAGGCGCTCGAAGCACTCGGGACGTCGTGCCCTCAGGTCAACGACACGTTGCTGTCGACGTACCTTGCCTCATTGGTTCGCCGCGGCTTCATCTCCGCACCGATGAATACGTAG